The region GCCTAAAGAAAACAATAGACCTCTCCactattaaatatgaatataatgatcCTATAGTGACTGATTTCTCATATAGTAACCCAGTGTAGATCCAATAGTAACCGCTGTTAAATAGCGTAATAGTTCACCctcatcaaatatataaatcaatccTCCAGTCTACTCTTCTTGCTGCTATTAAATATAATAAGAGATTTTCACTACCAAATATAGTAATAGATCTCACTCATTAAGTATAGCAATAGGCCTCTACTCTATTAGAAATACTAACAAATCTACCCCtattatatatagctatagaGTTTCCCTTATTAAATACGGTAATAGATTTCTTCCCTGTTGAATATGTTAATAAATCTCCATTAAATATAGTAACAGATTTTTCCCCGATTAATTAAGTGATAGATCTCTCCTCTATTTAACTCAGTGATAGATCTTCTCACTATGAGATGTAACAATAGATCTCTGATGCCCTGAACTAAAACTAGTGATAGATCTCCTTGCTATTAATGATAGCATCGAATCTCCTACATGTACACAACTCTATTAAAATAGCACTGGTTCCCATTTGATAAAAACAGAATTGCTAGACAGTAGAGAGCAATTTGATTTCACACACTGGTTTTAGTTCCCTGTTCAATATCAACATCAATTAGtacttcaaaaacaaacaactcAGCTCTGTTTTTTGCCTGCTTCAATAAATGTTATCTCCAAATGACTATgaatgtagtattttatataaccTAAAGAAACACAACTTTTTGATGTTAAAAGAGGTTAGTTTGTCATGTTCCTTTGGCAAATGTTTCCAAAAtttctaataataaaaattttacaatatGCTGCGTAATATCTAGATTTTGCAATATGCtgtataatatctaatatatgtatataatgactgtatggaaagaattaaagaagaatGATGGTTTGTGTCAACTGTGCAGAAGTGTGCATGATTTGTAGAAACAGCAGGTTATTAATGCACAAATTGAAAAATGTAAAGATATCTGAACTCTCTTGTATACTAGACATGATAAGAtgcagatgagagagagagagataaagatagatagacagacagacagacagacagagtgggtgaggggatgagaaagagagagaaagtcattGCCATGCGTTGCAATGAAGTAATCTGACCAGAAGCTTTGTAAGTGAAGAAATGAGAAATGATTGAAGGTCTTGTTTGCAAATAGACTTTGTGGCCCAATTAGACATCCATATTATTGCTTTCCCCAAAAATTTGCTGAAACatgaatttttgtattttatttggagAAACTCAGAGTAATACAACTTTGTTGTCAAGTATGGCCAATCTATCTCCTCCATACCTTAAATCTCTCAAATGGTCTAGAACCATACCCACTCAATACTACACTCCTCTCCCAGTTGaggggtttttgtcttgcaaagtaCCTGGttaccctgtcagtgctggtgccacataaaaataaCTAGTGCTCCAgtaatggtgccacataaaaagcactgatgctgatgtcatgtaaaaagcactggtgttagtgctatataaaaagtacccagtacactttgtaaagtggttgggattaggaagggcatccatctgtagaaaccatgtcaaaactaaacagactatggaacttggtgcaggTACTgaccttgccaactcctgtcGAACTTAACTCATGCCTTCATGGGAAATAGatgttgaatgataatgatgatgatgattgtcaatGTGAAAAGTAAAATGGACATCAAAGGTATTGATTTATCTATTAAGGTGTTCACTTACAGAGTCATGTTAAGAACTGATGATTGGGAAAGTTCTGCAAAGTAATTTGTGGTTGGGGTGGGGCATCAATTTAGGAGGTGAGAGAGTTTGCTGAGCATATGATACACAAAGGCATCCATTGATTGCTTTCATGAGATCATTTTGTAGGCATAATGTTAGGGAAGGAATAAGTTGTTTTCAGTTAGTAATAGAGAGAAACTTTGTTTAAGTGTCGTAAGATTGTGTTCTTTGTCTGTGAACTTGCAGCAGAGCTTTGGTTGTGTAAAGGACACTGGAAAGACATAACTGGAAAAATTATTCCTGTCATAAACTTGGCTGTTTAATAAGTTGCAGAGATAAAACACATTGCTGTTAAGGGTAGGTTTTATAGGACTGGAGGTGTTGAAATTAGTTAGTTGATCTGATGTAACTAAGGCTCTGTGTGCAAGAATCATTGTATGGTAGGATGGAATGAAGTGACTGCCTTGATTATGGGGAACTTTGTGCATCTgcagtaattgtttattttataggAAAGGGGCCTGAAGTTTTTAGAGAACATAAATGGCAAAGTCATTATGTTCATGTTTTCACAGGAGCATTAgagatataaatgaaaagaagtgGATTCAACAGGGAATCAAAAGCAGTTTGCAAACTCATTTTTCTATCTACTCTATAGCAATATTCCctgtaattattcatttatttcaatacatCTTGAAAGCTAAACAGTTTTCGGAAAGACTTCAACTCATAACAGATGATACTGAAACACTCTTTAGCATCAGTCACAATGTGGCCTCAGGCCATTTATTAGCAGCATTAATAAGGAATAACTGCTAGTTCTGTTTCTCTATGTAAATATTTAGCCAGTTATATTTACATCAACACATGTATATCCATGCTTGGCATCACAGTCGTTTATCACGCAGAAGAGTTCTTCATGCAGTTTTTCAATTGATATCTTTGCTTTCTTATAGAATAGCTCTTGGGGGAAATGGCTTGTAAAGAATGCAATgctaatatgaaaacaaatgacaaCACTTACCAAAACATATGAATATTCTGAGTTTGtcatgaattaattaaaaaatctgattctgcgtattttcattattttctgcaAACCTTAAGATCATATCTCACTGGTAACATTATTTCTTCCAagatctatttattatttatatgataaCTAGTGTACTTctgtcaaaaatgacagctattttaattacattatttaaattaattatccttagagtttatttgtttattttatatcactGCTGGTGAAGAAGAATGTTGTTGGAGACAGGCTGGATCAATTACTTGTTCTCTGAATTTCTGATGGTGAAAGTGAGAAGGAAACATTTGAAACTTGGTGTGAAGGGCTTCATCGAAGAACTTCATTTGAAAAGTACTAATTTCTTGTTCTTGTGTGCacctaatacaaacacacacatacacatgtgcacacactcactcacacacacacacacacatgtgcgtgcgcatacatgcaaacagatgcttgcacacatacacaaacatgcacacttatatatacatacatacatatatatatatgtatgtatacgtacatacatatatgtatgtacatatacgtgcatacatacatacatgcatacattcatgtatgcatacatacatacataaatacatatctacctacgtacctacctacatgcacacacacatacattcatacatacatacatacgtacatacatacatatatataacaagaacacAGAAAAATGTTATCAGTATTTATGGTTTatacaatgtatacatgtatcaggAAATCAACAAAGATCAATGACGTGAAGTGAAATACCCAATTATGTGACAAATGCAAGCAGCTCTCTTTATTGACATGATTGAGAAAAATAGAGCCTCAGGTAATTGATATTTTGCTGGTCATTTGAAAGATGTGTCCTTTATATAAAGCATAAATACAGATTACATTTGGACTTGACATACTAGTCTCTCTAGCCTATTTAGTATTAAGAAAATTGTGAAACTGCAATGTAGACAAGAATGGAATGTGGAACTGATCTACTATTTTAGCATGATTATGTCTTTAGGTAAGATGCTACACCTTCCaaggtacaggtatggctgtgtgataagaaatctACATCCCAACCAAACGGTTGCAGGTTCACAGTCACACTGCATGCCATCTTgggtgagtgttttctactatagactcaggcctaCTAAAGCCtcgtaagtggatttagtagacggaaactgaaagaagttcatcatctgtctatctatctatctatctgtctgtctgtctgcctgcctgcctgcctgtctgtctgtttgtgtatgttttttttttttgtgtttatgcccccactatcacttaacaactggtgttggtttgtttatgtccccataacttagtggtttggcaaaagggaatgatggaataagtactatgcttaaaaaaatatactggggttgattcatttgccaaaaaattcttcaaggtagtgtcccagcatggctgctgatgcaagtaaatgttaaaagatatatatatatatacatatatatatatatatatacatatatatatatttatatgcatataagNNNNNNNNNNNNNNNNNNNNNNNNNNNNNNNNNNNNNNNNNNNNNNNNNNNNNNNNNNNNNNNNNNNNNNNNNNNNNNNNNNNNNNNNNNNNNNNNNNNNNNNNNNNNNNNNNNNNNNNNNNNNNNNNNNNNNNNNNNNNNNNNNNNNNNNNNNNNNNNNNNNNNNNNNNNNNNNNNNNNNNNNNNNNNNNNNNNNNNNNNNNNNNNNNNNNNNNNNNNNNNNNNNNNNNNNNNNNNNNNNNNNNNNNNNNNNNNNNNNNNNNNNNNNNNNNNNNNNNNNNNNNNNNNNNNNNNNNNNNNNNNNNNNNNNNNNNNNNNNNNNGATTAATTCCAAAGTCAAAAATGAGAAACacttcttgaaataaaaattagattctttGGTATGAATAATTACgatgaacaaaaatatacaaaggtCTTTCATAGCTCACACAGGAatggacaaataataataaactgtacCAGTGGACTTGGATGTttgacatccctttgaaggatttcagtCCTCacctcttttgtatatatatatatatatatatatatatatatatccaccccaCACACATTCCCCCACACCCCTGCCTCCAACACAACCACACCATATCACACCACCTCaaaccactccacacacactagcactgaccacttcccagcacccacaccacacccCATCATTCGCACACCCACAAATGTCAAAGTCATTAGACCCTAtccacatgcatttacacattctctcacacacacacatgtgcacctttctttttgggatcaccaatactttattatatcCCCCTTCTTTCTACCTCTACTGTCAAACCATTTTTTCCCAACCAGTCGTCATGTttgactgctaaatccacaatttttttttattctccccctttattttctcttactcctttctgatgaagagcataagcttgaaacataaaagactttctcactttcctgagtgtcaaactaatacacttgtcttcgtcttttgtctttNNNNNNNNNNATATATACatagcagagaagcataatatgccccaTTAAGTGTGGTGCCTTTGTCAGAAAATTCATCATCACTACTCTGCACTGGTCCTAAAGAactgtgagcatcaccttgcTTGGTAAGGGTTGTACATGAGCCTTCTTTGGaagtggtgagttatcatgcttccattgcttcaacTGGATTTTAGTTTCAATCATAatgatggacccatgtttcatcctgtgtgataagtctgccaaaacgtccttgttttcttggcatattgccaaaagagcctgagAGCAATTGACTCATTCCTGCTTCTGAAAGAGTGTGAGCATCTGGGGAATCCATCGTGCAAACAACTTCTGCATGTACAAATAATGGTTAATGATTTTTTCCacggaccctacacttatcttcacttcttgggctagttgctgAATAGTTAGGCAgtgatcctccaaaatggcagCTTCCACCTTATGGATGGTGTCATCAACAATGGTGGAATATGGttgtccaggaataggagcagtttccactgATGTCTGGCAATGCCAGTACTTGACTACGTTGTATGATGGTGCATTGTCACcaaaaacttctttcatctcatcaaaaGTCCCTTTTGGTGTATGACCTTTCAAccgcctccattataacaccttagtccactt is a window of Octopus bimaculoides isolate UCB-OBI-ISO-001 chromosome 10, ASM119413v2, whole genome shotgun sequence DNA encoding:
- the LOC106879307 gene encoding uncharacterized protein LOC106879307, which encodes MKEVFGDNAPSYNVVKYWHCQTSVETAPIPGQPYSTIVDDTIHKVEAAILEDHCLTIQQLAQEVKISVGSVEKIINHYLYMQKLFARWIPQMLTLFQKQE